The Chloroflexota bacterium genomic sequence AAGAAGAGTCTCGATGGAGGCGGCCACCCCGTTGAGTTCGGCGTTTTCCTTTGTGGCCCGGATCGATTCGTCTTCAATATCCACTGCCAGCGCCGACTTTGCGCCGAGTTTGGCGGCGGCGATGGCCAGGATGCCGGAGCCGCAACCCAAATCCAGCACCGTGTCGTCTGGGTTGAGGTGCGTTTCGAGCAGGGCCAGGCAAAGCTGGGTGGTGGGGTGCGTGCCGGTGCCGAAGGCCATGCCGGGGTCTATGAGAATGGGGATGGCGGGGGTGCTGGGTGGTTGGATGGTTGGGTGGTTCGCGTCAGCGGGTTGGGTGGTCAGGTCGTCGGCAAGCCAGGAGGGGATGACGAGAAGACGGTTGCCGACGCGAATCGGTTTGTAGCTGGCCCTCCACAGTTCGGCCCAATCGGCGTCGGCCACCGGCGTGTAAACCGGCGACGGGATGGGGCGAATCATGTTGAGGTAGAACAGGCTCTCCTCAATTTTCTGTTTGGTGTTTTCGAGGGCTTCCGGGTCGTCGGCGGGCAGGTAGGCGCGCACCCGCAGAGGGCCGACAGCGCGGCCTTCATCTTCGGCGCTGGCTTCAATGGCTGTAGACTCAATTGACACGCCCTGGTGCGCGTAAGGCGCAAGCGCGTCGGCCACCGGTTCAGCCAGTTCGGGGTCGAGGATGAGGGAGATTTCGAGCCAATGCATTCCAGTGGATGGTGGTCGGCGGATAGTGGGCAGCGCCGTTCACTGACCACTGCCCACTATCCACTGAGTTCAATCTCCAAAAAAATCGGAGAGGTTGTCGAAGAAGCTCTTCTTCTGATTGGTGGACGAGCCGGCGCCATCCAGCGTCTTGCCCAGCTCTTTGAAGAGCTTCTTCTGTTCGCTGTTGAGTGAGGCGGGAATGGCAACGTTGACGACGACGAACTGATCGCCGCGCCCGTTGCGTTGCACGTGAGGCACGCCGCGCCCGCGCATGGGGAAAACCGTGCCGGGCTGAGTGCCCGCCGGAATCTTCAGCTTCTCTTCGCCGTCAATCGTCGGCACATGCGCGTCGGCGCCAAGCACCGCCTGGGCAATGTTGACGCTATATTCGAGCCAGACGTCGTCGCCCCGCCGCCGGAAAAACGAATGCGGCTCGACGTTGATGATGACGTACAGGTTGCCGCTGGGGCCGCCGCTGGTGCCCGGCTCACCCTCGCCCGACAACCGAATTTGCGTGCCGACATCCACGCCCGCCGGAATGCTCACCTGCAGGCGGCGCTTGTTGCGCACCTGGCCCCGGCCCTTGCAAGTGTGGCAGGGCGTCGTAATCACTTCACCCGCGCCCCGGCAAGTGGGGCAGGTGGTCACGTTGACCATTGACCCCAGAAACGTCTGGCGCACCTGACGCACTTCGCCCGAACCCCGGCAAGTGGCGCAACGCGTGGGCGACGTTCCGGGTTCAGCGCCGTTGCCCGAACAGGTGGGGCAGGTCTCGGCGCGACTCACTTCGATCTCTTTTTGGACGCCATGCACGGCCTCGTCAAACGAGATCGCCAGCTCGTAACGCAAGTCTGCGCCGCGCCGGGGCCCCCGCCTTGTGCCAGAGGAACGTCCGCTAAACCCCGTGCCGAAAACCTGCTCGAAGATGTCGGCGAAATCGCCAAAGCCGCCGTATTCGGCAGACCCGGCGCCGGCGCCCTGGAACGCGGCATGGCCGAAGCGGTTGTAGGCCGCGCGCTTCTCGTCGTCCGAGAGCACGCTGTAGGCCTCGCTCACCTCTTTGAATTTTTCCTCAGCCCCGTCATCTTTGTTGACATCAGGATGATACTGCTTGGCCAGCTTGCGGTAAGCGGCCTTGATGTCGTCCTTTGATGAATCGCGGGAGAGGCCGAGGATTTCGTAGTAGTCGCGTTTAGTTGCCATCTTAATGACGAATGACAAATGACAAATTGCCATCATTTGTCATTCGTCATTTGGATTTTGTCGTTCTTACGCTTCTTTGAACTCGCCGTCCACCACGCCATCGTCGGCGGGGCCGTTGCCGCCCGGCTCGCCGCCGGGGGCTTGTTGGCCGCCCATGTTCGGGCCGCCCTGGCCGTAGGCCGCCGCGCCCAGCGTTTGCACCGCCTGATGCAGAGCGGCGGTGGCGTCGCGCAAGGCTTTGGTGTCCTCGCCATTCATCAGCCCGCGCAGGGTTTCAACCTTGCTCTGCACTTCGGCCTTGGCCGTGGCATCGGCCTTGTCGCCCAGATCGTTGATGGCGCGCTCGGCCACGTAGACCGCCGAGTCGGCGGCGTTGCGGGCCTCGATGATCTCGCGGCGGGCCTTGTCTTCCGAGGCGTGTTGCTCCGCTTCTTTCTTCATGCGTTCGATCTCGGATTTTTCGAGGCCGGATGAAGCATGAATGGTGATGTGCTGACTGCGCCCGGTGGCTTTGTCGGCGGCGCTCACTTTGAGAATGCCGTCGGCGTCAATATCGAAGGTCACTTCAATTTGCGGCACGCCGCGCGGCGCGGGCGGGATGCCGTCGAGGATGAACTTGCCAAGCGACTTGTTGTCGTCGGCCATGGGGCGCTCGCCCTGCACCACGTGAATCTCCACCGAGGTTTGCATGTCGGAAGCGGTAGAGAAGATTTGACTCTTCTTGGTGGGGATGGTGGTGTTGCGCTCGATGAGGGCGGTGGCCACTTTGCCGTAGGTTTCAATGCTCAGGGTGAGCGGCGTCACGTCGAGCAGGAGCACATCTTTCACGTCGCCGCCCAACACCCCGGCCTGAATGGCCGCGCCGACGGCCACCACTTCGTCCGGGTTCACGCCTTTGTGCGGCTCTTTGCCGAACGTCTTGCGGACGATTTCCTGCACGGCGGGCATGCGCGTCATGCCGCCCACCATCACCACTTCATGAATGTCTGCCGGCTTTAGCTTGGCGTCGTTGATGGCGTTCTGCATTGGGTTGATGGATCGCTCCACCAGGTCGCGCGTCAACTGCTCCAGCTTGGAGCGGCTGAGGCTGAGGGTGAGGTGTTTGGGGCCGCTGGCGTCGGCGGTGATGAAGGGCAGGTTGAGTTCGGTCTGCATGACCGTCGAAAGCTCAATTTTGGCTTTCTCGGCAGATTCTTTCAGGCGTTGCAGGGCCTGGCGGTCAGAGCGCAGGTCAATGCCCTGATCCTTCTTAAACTCGTCGGCGGCCCAGTCAATGATCCGCACGTCGAAATCGTCGCCGCCGAGGAAGGTATCGCCGTTGGTCGAGCGCACTTCAAACACGCCATCGCCCACCGACAGAATCGAAACGTCGAACGTGCCGCCGCCGAGATCGTAGACGGCAATGGTTTCGTCCTTCTTCTTGTCGAGGCCATAAGCCAGAGACGAGGCGGTAGGTTCGTTGATGATGCGTAGAACTTCCAGGCCGGCGATGCGGCCCGCGTCTTTGGTGGCCTGGCGCTGGGAGTCGTTGAAGTAGGCCGGGACGGTGATGACGGCCTGAGCCACCGTCTCGCCCAGGTAAGCTTCGGCATCCGCCTTGAGCTTGGCCAGGATCATGGCGCTGACTTCGGGCGGCGAGTATTCTTTGCCGCCCATATGCACGCGAATGTCGCCGTTGGGGGCGGCGGTCACTTTGTAGGGCACCAGCTTGAGAGAGCGTTGCACTTCGGGGTCGCTGAACTTGCGGCCCATGAAGCGCTTGATGGAGAAGATGGTGTTCTCGGCGTTGGTGATGGCCTGCCGCCGGGCCACTTGCCCCACTAACCGCTCGCCGGTTTTAGGGTTGATGGCGACGACGGACGGGATGAGGCGCGCGCCTTCGGAGGAAGGGATGACGACGGGTTCGCCGCCTTCCATGACGGCGACAACGGAGTTGGTGGTGCCGAGATCAATGCCAATGATTTTTGCCATGATGAGGTCTCCTGTTTCAATAACCAATAACCAATAACGAATAACCATTGGTTATTCGTTATTGGTTATTATTTTGCAACTTTCACCAGCGCCGGCCTCAGAACCCGGTCGCCGAGTTTGTAGCCCTGCCGTAAGACGGCGGTGACGTGGCCTTCCGCATGGTCGGCGGACTCTTCGTGGACGACGGCTTCGTGCAGGTTGGGGTCGAAGGGCCGGCCTTCGGCCTCGATGCGCTTGATGCCTTCGTTCTCTAGAATCGTAGTGAGCTTGCGGTGGACGAGTGTCACACCCTCGGCCCACTTTGCGCCGTCGCCGTTGGTCGGCGCATTTTTAAGCGCCAGCTCAAAGTCATCCAGCGCCGGCAGGACGCGAGCCAGCACTTCGGCGGCAATGGTTTGCCGGGAGTCGGCCTGCTCGCGCTCGATGCGCTTTTTGTAGTTGGCGAAGTCGGCGCGAGCGCGTTGCCAGCCGTCGAGGTACTCGGCGGCTTTGGCGTTCACCGCTTCCAACTCGGCCTTGAGCTGGGTTGAGTCGGTTGAGGCGGGCGCGGCCTCGGTTGCCCCTTCAGAGGCGGCCACCCCTTCTGTGTTATTAGGGGTTGGAGTTTCGTTTTCGATCACGGTCTCCATAGTTGATTAAGATTCTCCGTAAGCGTCCTGCACCAGATCAGTCATCAGGCCGGCCACGTAACGCACCGTTGAAATGGCGCGGCCATAAGCCATGCGCGTGGGACCGAGGATGCCGAGCGCGCCGGTGGCGACGTTGTTGATGCCGTAGCGGGCCAGCACCATCGAGCAGTCTTTGAGTTCTTCCCAATCGCCTTCGCCGCCGATGACGACTTGCACACTGCCGACGTTGGGGCTGAGGACTTTGGCTAGAAATTCCTGCAGGAAGGATTGTTCTTCGAGCACGCGGCGGGCGTGCAGGGCCGTTTCGGTGTTGGCAAATTCCGGTTCGGCCAACATGCGGCTCACGCCGTCGCGATAGATTTCGCCGGGAGCGGTGGAGTCGTCCCGGCCCAACAGATCGGCGGCCAGGCGGGCGATCTCGTTTTCAAAGACGGCGTAGTGCGCGCTCAGACTCCTGATTCCGTCGGCGCTCTGCCCGGCGAGTTGGGCATTGAGGCGGTGGGCAGTTTCGCTGAGTTGCTCCTGTTGAACCGGCTCGGCCAGAGTGAGCATTTGCTGTCGAATTTCGCCGCCACTGAGCACCAACACCATGAGCACTTGCCGCCCCTGAGTGGCAATGAGTTCAATGTGCTTGAAGTGCGCGCCCTGACTGCGCGGGGCCGTGATGAGGGCGGCGCTGCGGGTGTGCTGTGACAGCACCGAGGCGGCCAACCGCATCCACTGGTTGACGTCGCCGTGCGTCTGGTGAAACTGGTGGCTGATAGTGTTTTGTTCGGCGATGGGTAGTTCCACTTCGCCCAGCACTTGTTGGACGAAATAGCGATAGCCCTCTTCGGTGGGCACGCGCCCGGCGGAGGTGTGCGGCTGGCGCAGAAACCCGCTCTCGGTCAGCGCGGCCATTTCGTTGCGAATGGTAGCCGGGCTGAACGAAAGGCCATATTTTTCGCGAATGCTCTTTGAACTCACCGGGGCCGGCGAGTCCACATATTCGCGAACAATAAGAGCAAGAAGGGTTTCCTGACGCCCAGAGAGTTTCATAATAGTTCTGTCAACTTATTGGCACTCTCTCTTGCTGAGTGCTAAATCGCGACGGAAAAATAATACCACGATGAAAGTTACAGTGTCAAGAAAAACCACATGAGTAAACGGTAAGGCGGGCGCTGAGCGATTTGCCAAATCGCTCAACTCGTTGCTGGGAGCAACATTCGTGCCGGGAACAAAAAAAACCCCGGCCACTTTTGAAAGCAACCAGGGTTATCGTCAGAGTCGTCGTCAGGCCGGTTCAACCGCCGAAGCCAGCGGCACGGTGAAGTGGAAGGTGCTGCCCTTGCCCAGGTCGCTCTCGAACCAGGCCCGGCCACCACCCAACTCCACCAAAAGTTTGAAGATGTTCAAGCCAAGCCCCGTGCCTGGCGCTTCGCGAATGGCCCGATCTTCAGCGCGGAAGTATTTGCTGAAGATTTTCTTTTGATCTGCCGGTGAGATGCCGTAGCCGTTGTCCTGCACGGCGATGTGCAACACTTCCGGCGCGCCTTGAGGGTCCCAGGTGTTGGCCGACCGCTGAATGATGAGCCGGATCGTGCCCTCGGGCTGGGTGTATTTGTAGCTGTTGCTCATCAGGTTCGTCAGCACTTGCACCAGGCGCAAATGATCGCCCCACACCAGCGGCAAGTCCGGCTCCACTTCCATAATAAGCTTCTGCTCTTTGGCGTCAATTTGGCCTTGCAGGGTGCGAACGACATCGTCAATCACGGCCTGGAACGGCATGACCTTCGATTCCAGCTTCATCCGGCCAGACTCGATTCGGGCAATATCCGACAAGTCTTTGATGATGGTGATCATGCGATCCACGTTGCCCCGGATAACGCCCATGGGTTGCTGTTGGAAATCGTTGAGCGGCCCCATCGCGCCCGCCGCCATCAAGTCGGCGTAGCCTTTGATGGACGTCATCGGCTGATTAAGCTCGTGAGAGATGAAGGACACGAACTCGCTCTTGGCCTGGTTGGCGGCTCTCACTTCGTTGAACAGCCGGGCGTTGGCAACGGCGATGGCGGCGTGATCGGCCAGACGCGAGAGGAAAGAGATGTCGCCGCTGAAGGCATCGGGCTGGCGGGACTCGAGCAGAATTGCGCCGATGGTTTCTTCTTCCCGGCGGATCGGAATTGCCAGTTGCGAAACAGCTTCCGGCAAAATCCTGAGGGCGCTTTCGTCTGATTGAACATCGGCGGCCTGCGCCGCTTCGTTGGAGTTCATGATGACGGCCAGCAGGCCGGTGTTGAGCGGGAGAGGAATATCAAGATAAGGGGCGATGGCCTTGTCGTACCCTTCATGAGCCACAATCAACATTCCTTCAGCCGTGACCATGCCGGCCAGGCCGGCATCGGCGGCAGTGCGGCTCAGGGCGCGCTCGAGCACTACCGTCATGGCGCGCTTCATGTCGAGAGCGGTGTTCAGCTCACGGTCAATCTTTTGCATGGCCGATAATTCTTCGACCCGGGCTTCCAGGGCTTTGTCGGTGAGACTGAACAAGCGGGCGTTTTCGATGGAGACGGCGGCCTGACCGCCGAAAGCGGTGAGCAGGGACACGTCTTCGTCGTCGAAGGGGGAGCCGTCACGTTTATTGATGACTTCGATCACGCCAATGATGCGCTCTTTGACGCGCAAAGGAACAGCCATCACCGCCCGCGAGATGAAACCGGTTTGCTTGTCGGCTTTCTGGTACCAGCGCGGGTCGGAGGCCGTGTCGTTGACGATGACGGGCTGGCCGCTCTCAGCCGTCGAGCCAACAATGCCGCGCCCGGCTGGAACACGCAAGCCAATCAAATCAGTGGCGGCCGGCCCGACGGCCACCTTGAAGATCGAGTCGGTTGTCTCTTCGTCAATCAAGAACAGGCTTCCGGCTTCGCACCCCAAAATATCCACCGCGCTTTCCAGCACGCGCTGGAGCAGTGGCTCCAGTTCAAGCGTGGAGGTGATGGTTTGGGCCACCTGGTTGAGGGTAGCCAACTGCTTGGCGCGTTGGTCGGTTTGTTGGTAGAGCCGGGCCTTGTCAATGGCGGTAGCCGCTTGGTCGGCGATGGCCGAGAAAATTTTGAGTTGCTCTTCGGTGAAGACCCGGCCCACTTCCAGGGAGGCAACCGACATGACGCCCAGCGTCCGCGCGCTGGCGTTGAGGGGCACGCCCATCCAGGCATGGTAGGGCCGGTTGAGGGGTGGCACCCGGCGGCGGGCGCACTCGTCGAGGTAGTCGGCGGTGAGGATGGGCTGGCCGGAGCGAATGATTTCGCTGGCCAGGCCCACGCCCTGAGGCCAGGGTTGTTTTTCCTGGCTGGTCTGGCGGTCGTTGTTTTCCACAAAGAAGGCGTACGAGAGTGAGCGCGTTCGCGGCTCACTGAGGATGATGGAGAAGTTGCGAGTGTCGAGCACGCGGCTGGTCTGGGCGAAGATCAGTTCCAGCAGATCGTCAAACTTAATTGAAAAGTTGATGGCCTGCGACACCTGGCTGAGCACGTTGAGTTCCTTGACGCGCTTTTCCAGCACGGTGACGGCCTGGGCGCGTTCAACAGCCAGCGCGCTCTGATCGGCCAGCGATTCCAGAAACTCCAGGTCTTGCCGCGAGTAGGGTTCGCCGGAAAGACGGCCACCCAGAGACAGCCAGCCAATGAGGCCGTTCTTGCTGTTAAGCGAAACGAAGAGCGGCGACCCCAGCACGCCCAGCTTTCCACGATCGCGTTGAAGTGAAATGGGCAGGGGCGAGTCGGGCGCGAGATAAAGAAGGCGCTGGCTGGCCAGCGTGCGCGTCAGGGCGCTGTCCATTGTGAACCGCAGGTCGGTTTCGGGGCGGCCTTCGGCATTGTAAGCGCCATAATCAGTCTGATTGGCGTCTCGTAAAAACAAGTAGATGTGAGCCGGCCTGACAACGACATCAACTTGTTGTCGCAGTTGTTTGGCAATGAATGGCAGTTCAGCCGACTCGGTCAGGGCGCGGCTAAAGGTGTTGAGGTGTTCACGGTAAGCCCGGTTTCCCCGCAGCAGCAGAGCATCTACTTGAATTTGCAGCCACGAGCGAGCAGGGGCCAGGCCAACCACCAGAAACAGAACCAGCAAGCCGATGAGGGTGGGGGAGTTGGCTGGGACGCGAGACCCCACCAGCCAACTGACTCCGGCCACCAGCAAGCCGTAGCCCAGCGTGGTGAGCACGCCCAGCAAAATGTAAACCAGTCCCCGGCTAAGAATGATTTGGGTGTTGAGCAGGCGATAGCGCAAAATGGCCCAGGCAATGCCGAACGGGAACAAGAGCATAGGCAAAAACAGCAACGGCGTGAACGTCCAGTTGGCTTTGAAGAGTCCGGTGGCAAAGGCCCAGAAGCTGGCCGGCAAAAACGCGCCCGCCGAAAACTGGATGATGATCCGGCTTTGTTCGCGGATGGTGGGCGACTTGGCTCGCCACCAGCGATAGATGTTGTTGGCGATGAAGTACAGTGCGCCGAGGGCCATGTAAACGTAGCCCAAGACCCAAACGCCGGCGTAGTCTCGCGGGTTCGACAAGTCGTTGATTTTGGCGACGCCAATGACCACCATCACCATCGCTGGCAGGAATCCAATCCAGCGTGAGAGCGGCCACCTGGCAACATAACTCGCCTCTTGCGGAAAGACCAGAGCCAGGTTAAGCAAACTGGCGGCGGCCAGCGGAATGCAGGCTGTCCACAACGAGGCAAAAATCCGGGTGGTGTACAGGTCAAACAACCCGCCGATGATGACAGCCATGGAGGCGCAAAACAAGGCAAAGGCCCGCCCCGAGGCCTCATCGCGTCGCAGGTAAAACACCCACAGCCCGATCACCAAAAATAGAAAGCCGATGAAATATGGGATGACAAAGAAATTGACGAGACTGGAGAAGCCGAAATTGGTGAGGGTGACGTTGACGACGGTTT encodes the following:
- the prmA gene encoding 50S ribosomal protein L11 methyltransferase, which gives rise to MHWLEISLILDPELAEPVADALAPYAHQGVSIESTAIEASAEDEGRAVGPLRVRAYLPADDPEALENTKQKIEESLFYLNMIRPIPSPVYTPVADADWAELWRASYKPIRVGNRLLVIPSWLADDLTTQPADANHPTIQPPSTPAIPILIDPGMAFGTGTHPTTQLCLALLETHLNPDDTVLDLGCGSGILAIAAAKLGAKSALAVDIEDESIRATKENAELNGVAASIETLLGSLADVQLSNLQPFNTTVANIIAPVIIRLLGQGLGQTIAQNGVLIVSGILAEQAGEVKAALNRAGLTDIDRKQMGDWVAIAATRK
- the dnaJ gene encoding molecular chaperone DnaJ, with protein sequence MATKRDYYEILGLSRDSSKDDIKAAYRKLAKQYHPDVNKDDGAEEKFKEVSEAYSVLSDDEKRAAYNRFGHAAFQGAGAGSAEYGGFGDFADIFEQVFGTGFSGRSSGTRRGPRRGADLRYELAISFDEAVHGVQKEIEVSRAETCPTCSGNGAEPGTSPTRCATCRGSGEVRQVRQTFLGSMVNVTTCPTCRGAGEVITTPCHTCKGRGQVRNKRRLQVSIPAGVDVGTQIRLSGEGEPGTSGGPSGNLYVIINVEPHSFFRRRGDDVWLEYSVNIAQAVLGADAHVPTIDGEEKLKIPAGTQPGTVFPMRGRGVPHVQRNGRGDQFVVVNVAIPASLNSEQKKLFKELGKTLDGAGSSTNQKKSFFDNLSDFFGD
- the dnaK gene encoding molecular chaperone DnaK, yielding MAKIIGIDLGTTNSVVAVMEGGEPVVIPSSEGARLIPSVVAINPKTGERLVGQVARRQAITNAENTIFSIKRFMGRKFSDPEVQRSLKLVPYKVTAAPNGDIRVHMGGKEYSPPEVSAMILAKLKADAEAYLGETVAQAVITVPAYFNDSQRQATKDAGRIAGLEVLRIINEPTASSLAYGLDKKKDETIAVYDLGGGTFDVSILSVGDGVFEVRSTNGDTFLGGDDFDVRIIDWAADEFKKDQGIDLRSDRQALQRLKESAEKAKIELSTVMQTELNLPFITADASGPKHLTLSLSRSKLEQLTRDLVERSINPMQNAINDAKLKPADIHEVVMVGGMTRMPAVQEIVRKTFGKEPHKGVNPDEVVAVGAAIQAGVLGGDVKDVLLLDVTPLTLSIETYGKVATALIERNTTIPTKKSQIFSTASDMQTSVEIHVVQGERPMADDNKSLGKFILDGIPPAPRGVPQIEVTFDIDADGILKVSAADKATGRSQHITIHASSGLEKSEIERMKKEAEQHASEDKARREIIEARNAADSAVYVAERAINDLGDKADATAKAEVQSKVETLRGLMNGEDTKALRDATAALHQAVQTLGAAAYGQGGPNMGGQQAPGGEPGGNGPADDGVVDGEFKEA
- the grpE gene encoding nucleotide exchange factor GrpE, which codes for METVIENETPTPNNTEGVAASEGATEAAPASTDSTQLKAELEAVNAKAAEYLDGWQRARADFANYKKRIEREQADSRQTIAAEVLARVLPALDDFELALKNAPTNGDGAKWAEGVTLVHRKLTTILENEGIKRIEAEGRPFDPNLHEAVVHEESADHAEGHVTAVLRQGYKLGDRVLRPALVKVAK
- the hrcA gene encoding heat-inducible transcription repressor HrcA, with translation MKLSGRQETLLALIVREYVDSPAPVSSKSIREKYGLSFSPATIRNEMAALTESGFLRQPHTSAGRVPTEEGYRYFVQQVLGEVELPIAEQNTISHQFHQTHGDVNQWMRLAASVLSQHTRSAALITAPRSQGAHFKHIELIATQGRQVLMVLVLSGGEIRQQMLTLAEPVQQEQLSETAHRLNAQLAGQSADGIRSLSAHYAVFENEIARLAADLLGRDDSTAPGEIYRDGVSRMLAEPEFANTETALHARRVLEEQSFLQEFLAKVLSPNVGSVQVVIGGEGDWEELKDCSMVLARYGINNVATGALGILGPTRMAYGRAISTVRYVAGLMTDLVQDAYGES
- a CDS encoding GAF domain-containing protein; this translates as MGTIVYEMATTQTTPTTTKNLDLEFRGTLERLASLIVLCSLLAVVGVYVAAPFLAYTWAQLPYMGGFVEPTLIFNGVGDPGWALLAEGVQTAYPDRLISVGGVEVGTTAELNRLMAGHSVGDTAEIVIERASGDSAFGPFKVDGQTVVNVTLTNFGFSSLVNFFVIPYFIGFLFLVIGLWVFYLRRDEASGRAFALFCASMAVIIGGLFDLYTTRIFASLWTACIPLAAASLLNLALVFPQEASYVARWPLSRWIGFLPAMVMVVIGVAKINDLSNPRDYAGVWVLGYVYMALGALYFIANNIYRWWRAKSPTIREQSRIIIQFSAGAFLPASFWAFATGLFKANWTFTPLLFLPMLLFPFGIAWAILRYRLLNTQIILSRGLVYILLGVLTTLGYGLLVAGVSWLVGSRVPANSPTLIGLLVLFLVVGLAPARSWLQIQVDALLLRGNRAYREHLNTFSRALTESAELPFIAKQLRQQVDVVVRPAHIYLFLRDANQTDYGAYNAEGRPETDLRFTMDSALTRTLASQRLLYLAPDSPLPISLQRDRGKLGVLGSPLFVSLNSKNGLIGWLSLGGRLSGEPYSRQDLEFLESLADQSALAVERAQAVTVLEKRVKELNVLSQVSQAINFSIKFDDLLELIFAQTSRVLDTRNFSIILSEPRTRSLSYAFFVENNDRQTSQEKQPWPQGVGLASEIIRSGQPILTADYLDECARRRVPPLNRPYHAWMGVPLNASARTLGVMSVASLEVGRVFTEEQLKIFSAIADQAATAIDKARLYQQTDQRAKQLATLNQVAQTITSTLELEPLLQRVLESAVDILGCEAGSLFLIDEETTDSIFKVAVGPAATDLIGLRVPAGRGIVGSTAESGQPVIVNDTASDPRWYQKADKQTGFISRAVMAVPLRVKERIIGVIEVINKRDGSPFDDEDVSLLTAFGGQAAVSIENARLFSLTDKALEARVEELSAMQKIDRELNTALDMKRAMTVVLERALSRTAADAGLAGMVTAEGMLIVAHEGYDKAIAPYLDIPLPLNTGLLAVIMNSNEAAQAADVQSDESALRILPEAVSQLAIPIRREEETIGAILLESRQPDAFSGDISFLSRLADHAAIAVANARLFNEVRAANQAKSEFVSFISHELNQPMTSIKGYADLMAAGAMGPLNDFQQQPMGVIRGNVDRMITIIKDLSDIARIESGRMKLESKVMPFQAVIDDVVRTLQGQIDAKEQKLIMEVEPDLPLVWGDHLRLVQVLTNLMSNSYKYTQPEGTIRLIIQRSANTWDPQGAPEVLHIAVQDNGYGISPADQKKIFSKYFRAEDRAIREAPGTGLGLNIFKLLVELGGGRAWFESDLGKGSTFHFTVPLASAVEPA